One Microbacterium sp. zg-B96 genomic region harbors:
- a CDS encoding beta-galactosidase family protein has protein sequence MSTFSIGETDFLLDGRPHRVIAGALHYFRVHPGQWADRIRKARLMGLNTIETYVAWNAHEPVRGQWNTTGANDLGRFLDLVAAEGMHAIVRPGPYICAEWHNGGLPVWLTSTPGIRLRRSDAAYLEALEVYLRRVYAIVAPRQIDRGGNVALVQIENEYGAYGSDQDYLAELVRITRDAGITVPLTTVDQPMDDMLAAGTLPGLHTTGSFGSRAAERLATLRAHQPSGPLMCSEFWDGWFDWWGGVHHTTDAADAAAELDTLLAAGASVNIYMFHGGTNFALTNGANDKGRYLPIVTSYDYDAPLDEAGNPTQKYHAFREVIARYAPVPDEVPAAAPAAPVFEMALRPVGGTVAGDDASVTREHPATFEDLAHLGALLRYEADLPAEFTGGILSFEEVRDQAWVSVDGVRIGTISRTRHERALRIPAGRRVSVLVEEQGRVNYDVRLGEPKGLIGTAMLGSAALTGWTATPIDLADAASAPELVVLEGTFTLEEPADLFLDTGGWGKGFVFVGDLLLGRYWANGPQRTLYVPAPATRAGTNRIRVIELDQVLDPTARFVAAPALGPSAE, from the coding sequence GTGAGCACTTTCTCCATCGGCGAGACCGACTTCCTCCTCGACGGCCGCCCGCACCGCGTCATCGCCGGCGCGCTGCACTACTTCCGCGTGCACCCGGGGCAGTGGGCCGATCGCATCCGCAAGGCGCGCCTCATGGGGCTCAACACGATCGAGACATACGTCGCGTGGAACGCCCACGAGCCGGTGCGGGGGCAGTGGAACACCACCGGCGCCAACGACCTGGGCCGATTCCTGGATCTGGTCGCTGCGGAGGGCATGCACGCGATCGTGCGACCGGGGCCGTACATCTGCGCCGAATGGCACAACGGCGGGCTGCCGGTGTGGCTGACCAGCACCCCCGGCATCCGGCTGCGCCGATCGGATGCCGCCTACCTCGAGGCCCTCGAGGTGTACCTGCGGCGCGTGTACGCGATCGTCGCACCGCGGCAGATCGACCGCGGCGGCAACGTCGCGCTGGTGCAGATCGAGAACGAGTACGGCGCGTACGGGTCGGACCAGGACTACCTCGCCGAACTGGTGCGCATCACCCGCGACGCCGGCATCACCGTGCCGCTGACGACGGTGGACCAGCCGATGGACGACATGCTCGCCGCCGGGACGCTCCCCGGGCTGCACACCACCGGGTCGTTCGGGTCGCGGGCGGCCGAGCGCCTCGCGACGCTGCGCGCCCACCAGCCGAGCGGACCGCTGATGTGCTCGGAGTTCTGGGATGGCTGGTTCGACTGGTGGGGCGGGGTGCATCACACGACGGATGCCGCCGATGCCGCCGCCGAGCTGGACACCCTGCTGGCGGCGGGCGCGTCGGTGAACATCTACATGTTCCACGGCGGGACGAACTTCGCCCTCACCAACGGCGCCAACGACAAGGGCCGGTACCTGCCGATCGTCACGTCCTACGACTACGACGCCCCGCTGGACGAAGCGGGCAACCCGACCCAGAAGTACCACGCGTTCCGCGAGGTCATCGCCCGCTACGCCCCGGTGCCGGACGAGGTGCCCGCGGCTGCGCCGGCTGCCCCGGTGTTCGAAATGGCGCTGCGGCCGGTCGGCGGCACGGTCGCAGGGGATGACGCGAGTGTGACGCGCGAGCACCCGGCGACGTTCGAGGACCTCGCACACCTGGGCGCGCTGCTGCGCTACGAAGCCGATCTCCCCGCGGAATTCACCGGCGGCATCCTGTCGTTCGAGGAGGTGCGCGACCAGGCCTGGGTGTCCGTCGACGGCGTGCGCATCGGCACCATCTCGCGGACGCGCCACGAGCGGGCGCTGCGGATTCCCGCCGGGCGCCGCGTGAGCGTGCTGGTCGAGGAGCAGGGGCGCGTCAACTACGACGTCCGCCTCGGCGAGCCGAAGGGGCTGATCGGCACCGCGATGCTCGGCAGCGCAGCGCTGACCGGTTGGACGGCGACGCCGATCGATCTGGCGGATGCGGCATCCGCCCCCGAGCTGGTCGTGCTCGAGGGCACGTTCACGCTCGAGGAGCCTGCCGACCTGTTCCTGGACACCGGCGGCTGGGGCAAGGGGTTCGTGTTCGTCGGCGACCTGCTGCTCGGCCGCTACTGGGCCAACGGGCCGCAGCGCACCCTGTACGTCCCCGCGCCCGCAACCCGCGCCGGCACGAACCGGATCCGCGTGATCGAGCTCGACCAGGTCCTCGATCCCACGGCCCGCTTCGTCGCCGCCCCCGCCCTGGGCCCGTCCGCCGAGTAG